A stretch of Elgaria multicarinata webbii isolate HBS135686 ecotype San Diego chromosome 5, rElgMul1.1.pri, whole genome shotgun sequence DNA encodes these proteins:
- the LOC134399318 gene encoding F-box/WD repeat-containing protein 7-like, with product MSGAAGGPGPGGGGGGGKLDINRAGVAELERALVGIGRRRARGIVRKREELKGFASLEELLHVKGITGRILELNSQRVTCSPPPLAADAAPPAAAPSAEGSATQAPEEEEEEEEPEPGRPGAAPARSPWRPDGSAEAEGAPEPGSSHPPGPPDSEDEESASSDGEGSGGDVYFYYTVDERWIDYLERTEGGGLIHHTRPKMKRKSENGLDGRAQSPGKKLCKGPERGRVLGPCVASPTATFGDLRNAKAGQPRCRHVPPVTPPPELQAWLRTFQRWSGPEKLLALDELIDRCEPPQIKHMMQVIEPQFQRDFISLLPKELALYVLSFLEPRDLLRAAQTCRYWRILAEDNLLWREKCRDVGIEEPLSLRKRRLLSPGFMYSPWKLAFLRQHRIDMNWRSGDARPPKVLKGHDDHVITCLQFCGNRIVSGSDDNTLKVWSAVTGECVQTLVGHTGGVWSSQMRDNIVISGSTDRTLKVWDADTGDCVHTLYGHTSTVRCMHLHGTRVVSGSRDATLRLWDIETGQCLHVLMGHVAAVRCVQYDGHKVVSGAYDYTVKVWDPETESCIHTLQGHSNRVYSLQFDGTHIVSGSLDTSIRVWDAESGNCLHTLMGHQSLTSGMELRDNILVSGNADSTVKIWDIKTGQCLQTLQGPSKHQSAVTCLQFSSKFVVTSSDDGTVKLWDLKTGEFVRNLVALESGGSGGVVWRIRASNTKLVCAVGSRNGTEETKLLVLDFDVDLK from the exons ATGTCGGGGGCTGCGGGCGGGCCGGGGCccggtggaggcggcggcggcgggaagctCGACATCAACCGGGCCGGCGTGGCGGAGCTGGAGCGGGCGCTGGTCGGCATCGGGCGGCGGCGGGCGAGGGGGATCGTGCGCAAGAGGGAG GAACTGAAGGGCTTCGCCTCCCTGGAGGAGCTGCTGCACGTCAAGGGCATCACGGGCCGGATCCTGGAGCTGAACAGCCAGCGGGTGACGTGCTCGCCGCCCCCCCTCGCCGCCGACGCCGCCCCCCCTGCCGCCGCCCCCTCTGCGGAGGGCAGCGCCACACAG GCtccggaggaagaggaggaggaggaagagccggAGCCGGGTCGCCCTGGCGCAGCGCCTGCCCGCAGCCCCTGGAGGCCGGATGGCTCGGCCGAGGCCGAAGGGGCCCCGGAGCCCGGCAGCTCCCACCCGCCGGGACCGCCGGACTCCGAGGACGAGGAGAGCGCGAGCAGCGACGGCGAAGGCAGCGGGGGGGACGTCTACTTCTACTACACGGTGGACGAGCGCTGGATCGACTACCTGGAGCGCACCGAGGGCGGGGGCCTCATCCACCACACGCGGCCCAAG ATGAAGCGCAAGTCGGAGAACGGCCTCGATGGCAGAGCCCAGTCCCCTGGCAAAAAGCTCTGCAAGGGTCCTGAGAGGGGCAG gGTGCTGGGTCCCTGCGTCGCTAGTCCCACCGCCACTTTTGGAGACTTGCGGAACGCCAAGGCCGGCCAGCCACGCTGTCGCCACGTCCCCCCTGTGACGCCGCCACCTGAATTGCAGGCCTGGCTCCGCACGTTCCAG CGCTGGAGCGGCCCAGAGAAACTGCTGGCCCTGGACGAACTCATTGACCGCTGCGAACCCCCCCAGATCAAGCACATGATGCAGGTGATTGAGCCCCAATTCCAGCGGGATTTCATTTCGCTTCTGCCTAAAGAG CTGGCCCTGTACGTGCTCTCCTTCCTGGAGCCGCGGGACCTGCTGCGCGCTGCTCAGACGTGTCGCTACTGGCGCATTTTGGCGGAGGACAACCTGCTCTGGCGGGAGAAATGCCGTGACGTAG GTATCGAAGAGCCGCTGAGTTTGCGCAAGCGCCGTCTGCTCAGCCCAGGCTTCATGTACAGCCCCTGGAAACTGGCCTTCTTGCGGCAGCACCGGATCGACATGAACTGGCGCAGTGGGGATGCTCGCCCCCCCAAG GTCCTGAAAGGCCACGACGACCACGTGATCACGTGCCTCCAGTTCTGCGGCAATCGCATCGTCAGCGGCTCCGATGACAACACGCTCAAGGTCTGGTCGGCTGTGACTGGTGAG TGTGTGCAGACCCTGGTCGGGCACACAGGCGGGGTCTGGTCATCGCAGATGAGGGACAACATCGTGATCAGCGGCTCCACGGACCGGACCCTGAAGGTGTGGGACGCCGACACGGGCGACTGCGTGCACACGCTCTACGGGCACACGTCCACCGTGCGCTGCATGCACCTCCATggcaccag GGTCGTGAGCGGCTCACGGGACGCCACACTCCGGCTGTGGGACATTGAGACGGGCCAGTGCCTCCACGTGCTCATGGGCCACGTAGCTGCCGTGCGCTGTGTCCAGTATGACGGGCACAAGGTGGTGAGCGGCGCCTACGACTACACGGTGAAAGTTTGGGACCCCGAGACAGAGAGCTGCATCCACACCCTGCAAGGCCACAGCAACCGGGTCTACTCCCTGCAG TTTGATGGCACCCACATCGTGAGCGGCTCCCTGGACACTTCGATCCGCGTGTGGGATGCCGAGAGCGGCAACTGCCTCCACACGCTGATGGGGCACCAGTCCCTGACGAGCGGCATGGAGCTACGCGACAACATCCTGGTCTCTGGCAACGCCGACTCCACCGTCAAGATCTGGGATATCAAGACGGGCCAATGCCTGCAGACGCTGCAAG GGCCCAGTAAGCACCAGAGCGCCGTCACCTGCCTCCAGTTCAGCTCGAAGTTCGTGGTGACCAGCTCGGACGACGGCACCGTCAAGCTCTGGGACCTGAAGACTGGAGAGTTTGTGCGCAACCTGGTGGCGCTGGAGAGTGGGGGCAGCGGGGGGGTGGTCTGGCGCATTCGCGCCTCCAACACCAAGCTGGTGTGTGCCGTGGGGAGCCGCAACGGGACTGAGGAGACCAAGCTCCTGGTGCTGGACTTCGACGTGGACCTGAAGTGA